Genomic DNA from Segatella copri:
TATATCTGCATGACCTGCACAAGAAGATTGACGGCATCTATGACATGCTGATGTTGAGACATGAGCGAAGCGGAGAGGACAAGGGATGCTCTGGCATCAACGAGAAATTGCTCGACAATCAGGATCTCTGTCTTCTGTTTCAAATCTCTCCCCGTTCCCTGCAACGCTACCGCAGTCTAGGAGTGCTTCCCTACAAGCGGCTGGGACAGAAGACCTACTACACGGAGGAAGACGTGAAGCAATTTATCAAGAACAACGTGAAGGATTTCAATCAGGAGAATGTGGAGCATTACTTGACTCGCATTCATCAGAAATTCAAATAACAACAGTATTCACCATTAAAAATTTACAATTATGGTACAAAAGAAAAAGAGTGATGAACAGGACGTGCTGGTAGTCCGTGACGAGAAGACGGGCGAGATCAGCGTCGTCGCCGGACTCAGCAGAGACGGCACCCCGAAGCGAGCGCCCGCCAAGGCGGAGAACACGCCCGACTTCCTGCGTTTTGACCGCAACAGTGACTTGATGGACAGTTTCTTCAGAAACTTCTACCGCCAGTGCAAGGAACCAAGCCGATTCGGATTCTACCGCATAGCGGCAGACCAGGTGGAAAACCTGCTTGGCGTGATGAAGGAGTTGCTGAAAGATCCGGAGGCTAACAAGGAGATTCTTTCCGCCCACAAGGTTGACACCTCCAATTATGAGAAAGAGGCAAAGCAATCGGAAGGTCAGGCGAAAGAAACCGCATCATCGGACGATGCGTCCAAGACGCAAGCTAACACAGAAAAAGAGAATGTATCATCTGAACAAACCAACGAAAAAAAGAACGATATGGAACAGAAACCAGAACAGACCGCAACCGAACAGCAGGCACAGACCGCTGCGGGAAGCAAGCAGAACCTCATCGGTAATGACGATGTGAACCTGCAGGAACTTGGTGCCAAATATGGCATAGACTTCAACAATATGAATGAGAAGGATATGAAAGCCCTGCTCAACTACG
This window encodes:
- a CDS encoding helix-turn-helix domain-containing protein, translating into MEDGTLRRLELYLHDLHKKIDGIYDMLMLRHERSGEDKGCSGINEKLLDNQDLCLLFQISPRSLQRYRSLGVLPYKRLGQKTYYTEEDVKQFIKNNVKDFNQENVEHYLTRIHQKFK